CCTTCCGCGATTTTGTCGGCCCGCTCGGACGCCCATCCGAGCTGTGCGAGGAGGAAAACCTGGAGGAGACCAGGAAGAAGAAAATCCTGTTTGTTGCCGGAGGCGTCGGAACCGCACCTGTTTACCCGCAGGTAAAATGGCTGCATGAGCATGGAATCGACGCGGACGTTATCATCGGCGCAAAGACAAAAGAGCTTGTCATTCTGGAGGACAAATTCCAGGCGGTATGCGGCAATCTGTATATCACTACCGACGACGGCTCCTACGGCAGAAGCGGTATGGTTACAAAGGTAATCGAGGACCTTGTGACGACCGAGGGCAAGACCTACGACCACTGCGTGGCGATCGGTCCGATGATCATGATGAAATTCTGCTGCCTGACAACGAAAAAATACAATATCCCGACGATCGTCAGCATGAACCCGATCATGGTGGACGGAACCGGTATGTGCGGTGCCTGTCGTGTCATGGTGGGCGACGAAGTAAAGTTCGCCTGCGTGGACGGACCGGAGTTTGACGGACATGCGATTGATTTTGACGCAGCTATGAAGCGTCAGGCAATGTATAAGACAGAAGAGGGACGCGCCCTGTTAAAATTGCGTGAGGGAGATACACATCACGGCGGATGTGGAAATTGCGGAGGTGACAAATAATGGGAGACGTATTAAAGAAGGTTCCTGTCAGAGAGCAGGCGCCGAAGGTAAGAGCAGCAAATTTTGACGAGGTATGTCTCGGTTATAATAAAGAAGAAGCGATGGAGGAGGCTGCGCGCTGCATTAACTGTAAAAATGCAAAGTGCGTGACCGGATGTCCGGTAAACATCAATATTCCGGGCTTCATCCACGAGGTAAAAGAGGGCAATTTTGAGGAAGCTTACCGGATTATTTCCGAATCCTCCGCGCTGCCGGCAATCTGCGGACGTGTGTGCCCGCAGGAGAGCCAGTGCGAGGGAAAATGTATCCGCGGGATCAAGGGCGAGGCAATCTCCATCGGAAAGCTGGAGCGCTTCGTTGCAGACTGGGCGCGGGAGAACGGCATCAAACCGACGGCTCCGGCGGAGAAAAACGGCAAAAAGGTGGCTGTTATCGGTTCCGGTCCTTCCGGTCTTACCTGCGCGGGCGACCTGGCAAAGCTTGGCTACGATGTGACCATTTTCGAGGCGCTGCATGAGCCGGGCGGAGTGCTTGTTTACGGTATTCCGGAATTCCGTCTTCCGAAGCTGGATGTTGTGGCAAAGGAAGTGGAGAATGTAAAAGCGCTTGGCGTTAAAATTGAGACAAACGTTATCATCGGACGCTCTATCACCATCGACGAGCTGATGGATGAGGAGGGCTTTGAGGCGGTATTTATCGGCTCCGGCGCCGGACTTCCGATGTTCATGGGTATTCCGGGAGAGACGGCGAAGGGCGTATTCTCCGCAAACGAATACCTTACCAGAAACAATCTGATGAAAGCCTTCCGTGAGGATTACGACACCCCGATCGTGCGCGGCAAGAAGGTGGCAGTCGTCGGCGGCGGAAACGTTGCGATGGATGCTGCAAGAACAGCGCTCCGTCTCGGTGCGGAAGTACATATCGTTTACCGCAGAAGTGAGGCAGAGCTTCCGGCGCGTGTGGAGGAGGTTCACCACGCAAAAGAAGAGGGCGTTATCTTCGACCTTCTGACAAACCCGAAGGAGATTCTGGTGGACGAGAACGATGCAGTTGCGGGCATGACCTGCATCCGCATGGAGCTGGGCGAGCCGGATGCCTCCGGAAGAAGACGTCCGGTGGAGATTCCGGGTTCCGAATTTACGCTGGATGTAGATACCGTAATCATGTCGCTCGGTACCTCTCCGAACCCGCTGATTTCCTCCACGACAGTCGGTCTTGACACCAACCGCCGCAAATGCATCATTGCCGACGAGGAAACCGGTAAGACCTCCAAGGACGGCGTATATGCCGGTGGAGACGCAGTTACCGGCGCAGCAACGGTTATTCTTGCAATGGGTGCCGGAAAAGCCGCTGCAAAGGGTATTCATGAATTTTTAAGCAGCAAATAGGACGGATGCCGGAGGGCACGCAAAAGCAGCAGGGCAGTCCGTCTGCGCTGCTGCATACAGGATTTGAGCAGGAGGTTAGTGCATGGTAAGACATATTGTAATGTGGAATTTTGTGGAAACACTCTCTGATGAGGAAAAGAAGGCAGCCGGAGCGAAAATGAAGGAGATTCTGGAGCCGCTGAAGGAGGTCGTTCCGGGCGTGGTATCCCTGGAGGTCATTGTCAACGAGCTGCCGTCCAGCAACCGCGATGTTGCGCTGATTGGCGACTACGAATCCGTGGAGGCATTAAACGGCTACACGATCCATCCGGCGCATGTGGAAGCGGGAAAGTATGTCAGAAGCGTTACCTGCAACCGCTCCTGCCTGGATTTTGAGCTGTAATGCGCATCACAGTCATAGCGGTCGGAAAAATTAAAGAAAAATACTTCACAGGCGCGATTGCAGAATATGCAAAGCGCCTGTCGCGGTATTGTAAGCTGGAAATCATCGAGCTGGCGGACGAAAAGACGCCGGAGGGCGCCAGCGCCGCGCTGGAGCTGCAGATTAAAGAAAAAGAAGGTGACCGCATTCTGAAAGCCCTCCGCGAGGACGCCTACGTTATCGCCCTCGCCATTGAGGGAAAAAAGCTGACCTCCGAAGGGCTGGCGGACTTTATCGAAAAGCGCGGCATTGCCGGGGACAGCCATCTTGCGTTCATCATCGGCGGCTCTCTCGGACTTGACGCGCGCGTCCTGCGGCGCGCCGACTGTCTTCTCAGCTTCTCCGACATGACCTTTCCGCACCAGCTCATGCGCGTCATATTGCTGGAGCAGATATACCGGAGTTTCCGCATCATCCATCATGAACCGTATCACAAATAAATGCGAAATTCAAGAAAGCATAAAAGCATCTGGAGAAACGTCAAGAGGAATAAAACGATTGATCAGGAGATGTGATTTTAATTATTACGTGGAGGTAATAGAATATGATGTACCCATATATGACTTTAGCGGATGAAACGGAAATTGTACATTCACAGATAATAGAAGAAAACAATGTGCAAAAAGTAATCGTACATTTTGAACGTCCTACAGAAGACGGATTTGATTCTGCAAGATGTGAACTGCCAACGTATAAATGGATTCTAAAGGACGGGTATTCCGAAGAAGAGATTGCCATGTTTGAACAGTTGCTTCGCAGCAATGCACACCTTCTGTATAAATATGCTGCGAATGGAGGGATTCAGATTGCCTAGTTTATTTACGGTAGAGAGCGGACAGACGCAGACCTGATCTGCAAAAAGGAGACAGCATGAACATACGTATCAGAAACGCGGAAGAAGAGGATTATACCGCTGCGGAGAGTATGATGCGGCAGGTACATCAGATGCACGCAGACTGGCGGCCGGATATTTTCCGGTATCACGAGCCGGTCCTGC
This is a stretch of genomic DNA from Marvinbryantia formatexigens DSM 14469. It encodes these proteins:
- a CDS encoding Dabb family protein; this encodes MVRHIVMWNFVETLSDEEKKAAGAKMKEILEPLKEVVPGVVSLEVIVNELPSSNRDVALIGDYESVEALNGYTIHPAHVEAGKYVRSVTCNRSCLDFEL
- the gltA gene encoding NADPH-dependent glutamate synthase is translated as MGDVLKKVPVREQAPKVRAANFDEVCLGYNKEEAMEEAARCINCKNAKCVTGCPVNINIPGFIHEVKEGNFEEAYRIISESSALPAICGRVCPQESQCEGKCIRGIKGEAISIGKLERFVADWARENGIKPTAPAEKNGKKVAVIGSGPSGLTCAGDLAKLGYDVTIFEALHEPGGVLVYGIPEFRLPKLDVVAKEVENVKALGVKIETNVIIGRSITIDELMDEEGFEAVFIGSGAGLPMFMGIPGETAKGVFSANEYLTRNNLMKAFREDYDTPIVRGKKVAVVGGGNVAMDAARTALRLGAEVHIVYRRSEAELPARVEEVHHAKEEGVIFDLLTNPKEILVDENDAVAGMTCIRMELGEPDASGRRRPVEIPGSEFTLDVDTVIMSLGTSPNPLISSTTVGLDTNRRKCIIADEETGKTSKDGVYAGGDAVTGAATVILAMGAGKAAAKGIHEFLSSK
- a CDS encoding sulfide/dihydroorotate dehydrogenase-like FAD/NAD-binding protein, translating into MYKILKAGKLAGNIYEMVVEAPRVAKHCLPGQFVIVKMDEVGERIPLTICDYDREAGTITIVFQPIGASTEKFTYLKTGDSFRDFVGPLGRPSELCEEENLEETRKKKILFVAGGVGTAPVYPQVKWLHEHGIDADVIIGAKTKELVILEDKFQAVCGNLYITTDDGSYGRSGMVTKVIEDLVTTEGKTYDHCVAIGPMIMMKFCCLTTKKYNIPTIVSMNPIMVDGTGMCGACRVMVGDEVKFACVDGPEFDGHAIDFDAAMKRQAMYKTEEGRALLKLREGDTHHGGCGNCGGDK
- the rlmH gene encoding 23S rRNA (pseudouridine(1915)-N(3))-methyltransferase RlmH — encoded protein: MRITVIAVGKIKEKYFTGAIAEYAKRLSRYCKLEIIELADEKTPEGASAALELQIKEKEGDRILKALREDAYVIALAIEGKKLTSEGLADFIEKRGIAGDSHLAFIIGGSLGLDARVLRRADCLLSFSDMTFPHQLMRVILLEQIYRSFRIIHHEPYHK